The Mustela erminea isolate mMusErm1 chromosome 6, mMusErm1.Pri, whole genome shotgun sequence genome includes a region encoding these proteins:
- the GALNT4 gene encoding polypeptide N-acetylgalactosaminyltransferase 4: MAVRWTWAGKSCLLLALLTVAYILVELSVSTFHASPAADLAREQGPKQLSDPWEKAEDLSRPLYKKPPADSHALGEWGKASKLQLSEGELKQQEELIERYAINIYLSDRISLHRHIEDKRMYECKSKKFNYRRLPTTSVIIAFYNEAWSTLLRTVHSVLETSPAVLLKEIILVDDLSDRVYLKTQLETYISNLDRVRLIRTNKREGLVRARLIGATFATGDVLTFLDCHCECNSGWLEPLLERISYDETAVVCPVIDTIDWNTFEFYMQTGEPMIGGFDWRLTFQWHSVPKHERDRRKSRIDPIRSPTMAGGLFAVSKKYFQYLGTYDTGMEVWGGENLELSFRVWQCGGKLEIHPCSHVGHVFPKRAPYARPNFLQNTARAAEVWMDEYKEHFYNRNPPARKEAYGDISERKLLRERLKCQSFDWYLKNVFSNLHVPEDRPGWHGAVRSMGISSECLDYNSPDNNPTGANLSLFGCHGQGGNQFFEYTSNKEIRFNSVTELCAEVPEQKKYVGMQNCPKDGFPIPANIIWHFKEDGTIFHPHSGLCLSAFRTPEGRPNVQMRTCDALDKNQIWKFEK; this comes from the coding sequence ATGGCCGTGAGGTGGACCTGGGCAGGCAAAAGCTGCCTGTTGCTGGCGCTTTTAACAGTGGCCTATATCCTGGTGGAACTCTCGGTCTCCACTTTCCATGCCTCCCCCGCAGCCGACCTTGCCCGGGAGCAGGGGCCCAAACAGCTTTCAGACCCCTgggaaaaggcagaggatttGTCTCGACCGCTCTACAAGAAGCCGCCTGCAGACTCCCATGCGCTTGGGGAGTGGGGCAAAGCCAGCAAGCTCCAGCTCAGCGAGGGTGAACTGAAGCAGCAAGAAGAACTTATTGAGAGATATGCCATTAATATTTATCTCAGTGACAGGATTTCCCTCCATCGCCACATAGAGGACAAGAGAATGTATGAGTGTAAATCCAAGAAGTTTAATTATAGGAGACTTCCCACCACCTCTGTTATCATTGCTTTCTATAATGAAGCCTGGTCGACTTTGCTCCGCACCGTCCACAGTGTTTTAGAAACTTCTCCTGCAGTCCTTTTGAAGGAGATCATCTTAGTGGATGACTTGAGTGACAGAGTTTATTTGAAGACACAGCTTGAAACTTACATCAGCAATCTTGATAGAGTCCGCCTGATTAGAACAAATAAGCGGGAGGGGCTGGTTAGAGCCCGCCTGATTGGGGCCACTTTTGCTACTGGGGATGTCCTCACTTTCCTGGATTGTCACTGTGAGTGTAATTCTGGTTGGTTAGAACCACTTCTGGAAAGAATTAGTTACGATGAGACGGCAGTTGTTTGCCCTGTTATAGATACCATTGATTGGAATACTTTTGAATTCTATATGCAGACTGGGGAGCCCATGATTGGTGGATTTGACTGGCGCTTAACCTTCCAGTGGCATTCTGTCCCCAAGCACGAAAGGGACAGACGGAAATCGAGAATTGACCCAATCAGATCGCCCACCATGGCTGGAGGACTGTTTGCCGTCagcaagaaatattttcagtaccTTGGAACATATGACACTGGAATGGAAGTGTGGGGAGGTGAAAACCTTGAGCTGTCTTTTAGGGTCTGGCAGTGTGGAGGTAAATTGGAGATCCACCCGTGTTCCCACGTGGGGCATGTATTCCCCAAGCGGGCGCCCTATGCTCGGCCGAATTTCCTACAGAATACTGCTCGGGCAGCAGAAGTGTGGATGGACGAGTACAAAGAGCATTTCTACAATCGAAACCCTCCAGCAAGGAAGGAAGCTTATGGtgatatttctgaaagaaaattactCCGTGAACGGCTGAAGTGCCAGAGTTTTGACTGGTATTTGAAAAACGTGTTTTCTAATTTACACGTCCCAGAGGATAGGCCAGGTTGGCATGGAGCTGTCCGCAGTATGGGCATCTCTTCTGAATGTTTAGATTATAATTCTCCTGACAACAACCCCACAGGTGCTAACCTTTCCCTGTTTGGATGCCATGGTCAAGGAGGCAATCAATTCTTTGAATATACTTCAAACAAAGAAATCAGGTTTAACTCTGTGACAGAGTTATGTGCAGAGGTTCCTGAgcaaaaaaaatatgtaggaatgCAAAATTGTCCAAAAGATGGGTTCCCTATCCCCGCAAACATTATTTGGCATTTTAAGGAAGATGGAACCATTTTTCATCCACACTCGGGGCTATGTCTTAGTGCTTTTCGGACACCTGAGGGTCGACCTAATGTTCAAATGAGAACTTGTGATGCTCTAGATAAAAATCAAATCTGGAAGTTTGAGAAATAG